A window of Tistrella mobilis contains these coding sequences:
- a CDS encoding tyrosine-type recombinase/integrase — translation MVYAPNPHWQMIDRSGGRKYLNAAERRRFLEAADRMPPCRRALCYLLAFTGCRISEALALTPAQLDAEGRTITLRTLKRRRLVYRTLPLPECVIRLLRAMLRGPADRFWNIHRVTAWRWVKAAMRQVQVAGAMASCKGLRHGFGMRAAACNIPPNLIQRWLGHASPATTAVYLDAVGTEERRFASRMW, via the coding sequence ATGGTCTATGCACCCAATCCCCACTGGCAAATGATCGACCGCAGCGGCGGCCGCAAATACCTCAACGCCGCCGAGCGCCGCCGTTTTCTGGAAGCAGCCGACCGCATGCCCCCATGCCGCCGTGCGCTGTGCTACCTGCTGGCTTTCACCGGCTGCCGGATCTCCGAAGCCCTCGCCCTTACCCCCGCGCAACTGGATGCCGAAGGCCGCACCATCACCCTGCGCACCCTCAAGCGCCGGCGGCTGGTCTACCGCACCCTGCCGCTGCCGGAGTGCGTGATTCGCCTGCTGCGAGCCATGCTGCGCGGCCCGGCCGACCGCTTCTGGAACATCCACCGCGTCACCGCCTGGCGCTGGGTGAAGGCGGCCATGCGGCAGGTGCAGGTGGCCGGGGCCATGGCCAGTTGCAAAGGCCTGCGGCACGGCTTCGGCATGCGCGCCGCCGCCTGCAACATCCCGCCCAACCTCATCCAGCGCTGGCTGGGCCATGCGTCCCCCGCCACCACGGCGGTTTATCTCGATGCGGTGGGAACCGAAGAGCGCCGCTTCGCGAGCCGCATGTGGTAG